One Marinobacter panjinensis DNA segment encodes these proteins:
- a CDS encoding GFA family protein — protein MLTGQCLCGDIKLEYDGPLGPIALCHCSQCRRAHGSAFSASAPIQKIRTRFTAGEELVREYESRPGKYRGFCPRCGSQLYSRVDAIPGILRLRVGMINEPLGKGPASHVYVGSKSDWFAITDDIPQYDKTERSYDPN, from the coding sequence ATGCTGACTGGGCAATGCCTTTGTGGCGATATCAAACTGGAATACGACGGGCCGTTGGGGCCCATAGCCCTGTGCCATTGCAGCCAGTGCCGGCGTGCCCATGGCAGTGCTTTTTCCGCCAGCGCGCCGATTCAGAAAATCCGTACCCGTTTTACCGCGGGTGAAGAGCTGGTCCGGGAATACGAATCCCGCCCGGGCAAGTACCGGGGTTTCTGCCCCCGCTGCGGCAGCCAGCTGTACAGCCGGGTTGATGCCATTCCCGGTATCCTGCGCCTGCGGGTCGGCATGATCAACGAGCCTTTGGGCAAAGGACCGGCATCACACGTTTATGTCGGTTCCAAGTCGGACTGGTTTGCCATCACGGACGATATTCCCCAGTACGACAAAACCGAAAGAAGCTATGATCCGAACTGA
- a CDS encoding PQQ-dependent sugar dehydrogenase, whose amino-acid sequence MLSATAASEQIFSSDKAEFRLETVAQNLEHPWSLAFLPDGSMLVTEREGRLRIIRDGSLVDEPVSGLPELVVSGQGGLLDVILDPDFETNQILFLSYAHKVSREGMTTRVARAKLDGNRLADVEVIFEALPRGTTGRHFAGRMEFDRDGNLYVAVGDRGEMNRAQATDDDAGGVHRLTTDGEPAPGNPFTDDPTVNDTFFTYGNRNIQGMTIHPETGEIWSHEHGPRGGDEINIIRAGNNYGWPDVTYGIDYSGVPITDKTTMEGVTDPLHYWDPSIAPSGMAFYTGDQFPEWQGDLFVGALKMRKLVRLSIENEDVKEEEDLLEDLGERIRDVRMGPDGVLWLLTDHSDGKVYRIVPAE is encoded by the coding sequence ATGCTTTCAGCGACGGCGGCGTCGGAACAGATTTTTTCTTCCGATAAGGCGGAGTTCCGTCTGGAAACCGTGGCACAGAATCTTGAACACCCCTGGAGCCTTGCGTTTCTGCCGGACGGCTCCATGCTGGTTACCGAGCGTGAGGGACGGTTAAGAATCATCCGTGACGGCTCGCTGGTAGACGAACCGGTGAGCGGACTGCCAGAACTTGTCGTTTCTGGCCAGGGCGGCCTGCTGGACGTGATCCTGGACCCGGATTTCGAGACTAACCAGATCCTGTTTCTCAGCTACGCCCACAAGGTAAGCCGCGAAGGCATGACCACTCGGGTGGCAAGGGCAAAACTGGATGGCAACCGGTTAGCGGATGTAGAGGTGATTTTCGAAGCCCTGCCCCGCGGTACCACCGGGCGGCACTTCGCTGGCCGCATGGAATTCGACCGCGATGGCAACCTGTACGTGGCCGTGGGTGACCGGGGCGAGATGAACCGTGCCCAGGCGACGGATGACGATGCCGGTGGCGTGCATCGCCTGACCACTGACGGCGAGCCGGCTCCCGGCAACCCGTTCACCGACGACCCCACCGTAAACGACACCTTCTTTACCTACGGCAATCGCAATATCCAGGGCATGACCATTCATCCGGAGACTGGTGAAATCTGGAGCCACGAACATGGGCCCAGGGGCGGCGACGAGATCAACATTATTCGTGCCGGTAACAACTACGGCTGGCCGGACGTCACTTACGGCATCGATTATTCAGGGGTGCCCATTACCGACAAGACCACCATGGAGGGCGTGACTGACCCGCTGCATTACTGGGACCCGTCCATTGCCCCCTCGGGCATGGCGTTCTACACCGGGGACCAGTTTCCTGAATGGCAAGGCGATCTGTTTGTGGGCGCACTGAAGATGCGTAAGCTGGTACGCCTGAGTATCGAAAACGAGGACGTCAAAGAGGAAGAGGATTTGCTGGAAGACCTGGGCGAACGTATCCGCGATGTGCGGATGGGGCCTGACGGCGTCCTTTGGTTACTGACAGACCATTCCGACGGCAAGGTTTACCGGATCGTACCCGCGGAATGA
- a CDS encoding DUF4398 domain-containing protein — MNKHTSMLGAAGIIGIAVVVGGCASSVERPDGQLQSAESAIQQAVSSDARDFEPVLLNQAQNRVADAEELIEAEKYMEATRLLEKATVDAQLAGARSDTAKAQQAVEEINTNIEALRQRIEERQ; from the coding sequence ATGAACAAGCATACTTCGATGTTAGGCGCTGCCGGCATTATTGGCATTGCTGTCGTTGTGGGTGGCTGTGCCAGTTCTGTAGAGCGGCCGGATGGGCAATTGCAATCTGCCGAGTCAGCCATCCAGCAGGCAGTTTCATCAGATGCCAGAGACTTCGAGCCAGTACTGTTGAACCAGGCGCAGAACAGGGTGGCCGACGCGGAAGAACTGATCGAAGCGGAAAAATATATGGAGGCAACCCGCCTTCTGGAGAAAGCTACCGTTGATGCCCAACTGGCCGGGGCACGCTCGGACACCGCGAAGGCACAGCAGGCGGTGGAAGAGATCAATACCAATATTGAAGCTCTTCGCCAACGAATCGAAGAACGCCAGTAA
- a CDS encoding SDR family oxidoreductase — protein sequence MSKQDLFDLSGKVALITGASRGIGESIARTLANYGAHVIVSSRKIDGCEAVAGSIREAGGSAEAYACHIGEMDQIEDIWQHIESKHGKLDILVNNAAANPYFGPIEDTDLGAYHKTVDVNIRGYFFMCARGAQIMKKNGGGSIINVASVNGVNPGHFQGIYSVTKAAVISMTKSFAMELGQQNVRVNALLPGLTDTKFASALTSNEAIKKQAMAHIPMKRVADPDEMAGTVLYLASGASSYTTGTCINVDGGYLTI from the coding sequence ATGAGCAAGCAAGACCTGTTTGACCTGAGCGGCAAAGTGGCCCTGATCACCGGTGCCAGCCGTGGTATTGGCGAGAGTATCGCCCGCACCCTGGCCAACTATGGCGCCCACGTGATCGTCAGCAGCCGCAAGATTGATGGCTGCGAGGCCGTGGCCGGCAGCATCCGCGAGGCGGGTGGCAGCGCAGAAGCCTATGCCTGCCATATCGGAGAAATGGACCAGATTGAAGACATCTGGCAACACATCGAATCAAAGCACGGCAAGCTGGACATCCTGGTGAACAACGCGGCGGCCAACCCCTATTTCGGCCCCATAGAGGACACCGATCTGGGTGCCTATCACAAGACCGTGGACGTGAACATTCGCGGGTATTTCTTCATGTGTGCCCGTGGCGCCCAGATCATGAAGAAGAATGGCGGCGGGTCCATCATTAACGTGGCGTCTGTAAACGGGGTGAATCCTGGCCACTTCCAGGGCATCTACTCGGTAACCAAGGCGGCGGTTATTTCCATGACCAAATCGTTTGCCATGGAACTGGGACAGCAGAATGTGCGGGTGAACGCCCTGTTACCGGGGCTGACCGACACCAAATTTGCCAGTGCGCTGACCAGCAACGAAGCCATCAAGAAGCAGGCCATGGCCCACATTCCGATGAAGCGGGTGGCGGATCCGGACGAGATGGCAGGTACGGTTCTATATCTGGCCTCCGGTGCCTCCAGCTATACCACAGGCACCTGCATTAATGTGGACGGCGGCTATCTGACAATCTGA
- the dkgB gene encoding 2,5-didehydrogluconate reductase DkgB — protein sequence MAFSTLPKIGMGTFRLKGNDAREAVKSALSLGYRHIDTAQMYGNESEVGDGITSSGIPRREIFLTTKIWHDQLRPSDLINSLHDSLARLKTDHVDLTLIHWPSPNDEVPMADYLGALRDAQREGLTSHIGISNFTCAQMDQAKEILGDTAIFTNQVEVHPFLANRKVVEHAQKLGITVTGYMPLAVGKVMEDETLIRIGREHNASAAQIAIAWVVSRGVVPIPSSTRPQHQKANLDALEITLSADEIAQIDKLDRGERIANPDFAPAWD from the coding sequence ATGGCATTCAGCACACTTCCGAAAATCGGTATGGGCACCTTCCGCCTGAAAGGTAACGATGCGCGTGAGGCGGTTAAAAGCGCCCTTTCTCTGGGTTACCGGCATATCGATACCGCCCAGATGTATGGGAATGAGTCTGAAGTGGGCGATGGCATCACCTCCAGCGGCATCCCCCGTCGCGAGATTTTCCTGACCACCAAGATCTGGCACGACCAGCTTCGCCCGAGTGACCTGATCAACAGCCTGCACGACAGCCTGGCGCGGCTGAAAACAGACCACGTGGATCTCACCCTCATCCACTGGCCGTCACCGAACGACGAAGTGCCCATGGCGGACTACCTCGGTGCCTTACGAGACGCACAACGGGAGGGGCTGACGTCACACATCGGCATATCCAACTTCACCTGCGCCCAGATGGACCAGGCGAAAGAGATTCTGGGCGACACGGCCATCTTCACCAACCAGGTTGAGGTCCATCCTTTCCTGGCCAATCGCAAGGTGGTTGAGCATGCGCAGAAACTGGGCATTACTGTGACAGGCTACATGCCGCTGGCCGTGGGTAAGGTAATGGAAGATGAAACCCTGATCCGCATCGGCCGGGAGCACAATGCGTCTGCGGCACAGATTGCCATTGCCTGGGTCGTGTCCCGGGGCGTGGTACCGATTCCATCATCAACGCGCCCCCAGCACCAAAAAGCCAACCTGGATGCGCTCGAAATCACGCTCAGTGCGGATGAAATCGCTCAGATCGACAAGCTGGACCGTGGTGAACGAATCGCTAACCCGGACTTTGCGCCGGCCTGGGACTGA
- a CDS encoding DUF4397 domain-containing protein produces the protein MTSKYALPVAVAGSIVLAGCFDSSSSSSDPAPITTQVRVIHGVSDAPAVNVGIDGDVAIAGADFKQAAILNPAVGSYSVTVDGLLPGSETVTVIGPADLTFEEGISYDIIASGSVGADTVAPILLSDNGERSNPDSVRLRVAHLSPAAQQAAGGAVDVYLTPASAGDALPADPNFSFSFGDDVGPLEVGADTYRIRVTPENSDVVVYDSGGVPLASGADLLIGAVDNTVFGDSPVSLLVVDGGETLELLDVDTGAGLRAAHNSSDAGEVDVYLNTEPDGTSAAVTALAFGETVPSVASTGSYVGLDVGDNRLAITATGGTDAVIDETIDFANGQLLTILAAGSINTEIEPLVFPDDNRRIATAAKLRVIHGAVEAPVVDVYLLPTVDTGAGDTMIGNAEPALPDFAYGKSSGYLQVAADDYVVVITDTDGNELFKSGSLTLEAGGVYGAVARLNPEPASTATVTLLDDFVQAQN, from the coding sequence ATGACAAGTAAATACGCACTACCTGTAGCGGTCGCAGGCTCTATAGTGCTTGCGGGTTGTTTTGATAGTTCCAGCAGTTCCTCTGATCCTGCACCGATAACAACTCAGGTGCGTGTGATTCACGGTGTATCGGACGCCCCGGCAGTAAATGTGGGTATCGACGGCGACGTCGCTATTGCGGGAGCGGATTTCAAACAGGCTGCAATCCTTAACCCCGCTGTCGGGAGCTACTCCGTGACCGTGGACGGACTGCTTCCGGGGTCCGAAACGGTGACGGTTATCGGGCCAGCCGATCTGACATTTGAAGAGGGCATCAGTTACGACATCATTGCCTCCGGCAGTGTCGGTGCTGATACCGTTGCTCCCATACTTCTCTCGGACAACGGTGAACGCAGTAATCCGGATTCCGTGCGGCTCAGGGTGGCTCACCTGTCGCCAGCCGCCCAGCAGGCCGCTGGCGGGGCCGTCGATGTCTACCTGACACCAGCCTCGGCGGGAGATGCACTCCCGGCTGATCCCAATTTCAGCTTTTCCTTCGGAGATGACGTAGGCCCCCTGGAAGTGGGTGCCGATACCTATCGCATCCGTGTCACGCCGGAGAACAGTGACGTGGTCGTTTACGATAGTGGGGGTGTGCCACTGGCGTCCGGAGCGGATCTGTTGATTGGTGCAGTCGACAATACTGTGTTCGGTGATTCACCGGTCAGCCTTCTTGTGGTTGACGGCGGGGAAACTCTCGAGCTCCTGGACGTGGATACCGGCGCTGGCCTGCGTGCAGCGCACAATTCCTCCGATGCCGGTGAAGTGGATGTGTATCTGAACACCGAACCGGACGGAACATCCGCCGCCGTTACGGCACTGGCGTTCGGTGAAACGGTCCCCTCGGTTGCGTCAACGGGCTCTTACGTGGGCCTGGATGTGGGTGATAACCGGTTGGCTATAACCGCAACTGGCGGCACTGACGCGGTAATCGACGAAACCATCGATTTTGCCAACGGGCAGTTGCTGACCATCCTGGCAGCAGGGTCAATCAACACAGAGATAGAGCCGCTGGTGTTCCCGGATGACAATCGTCGCATCGCGACCGCGGCCAAACTGAGGGTCATCCACGGTGCTGTGGAAGCACCAGTTGTCGACGTGTATCTGTTGCCAACGGTGGACACCGGTGCCGGGGATACAATGATCGGAAACGCAGAGCCCGCCTTACCGGATTTCGCATACGGGAAGTCTTCAGGATACCTGCAGGTCGCCGCGGACGATTACGTAGTCGTCATTACCGACACGGATGGTAATGAGTTGTTTAAGTCCGGCAGCCTGACGCTGGAAGCCGGGGGGGTATATGGTGCAGTGGCCCGTCTCAATCCCGAACCGGCCAGCACGGCAACGGTTACATTGCTGGACGACTTTGTTCAGGCGCAAAACTGA
- a CDS encoding DUF6279 family lipoprotein encodes MGRYLFITLFSLLVLAGCSSTKLAYRYADWGIVWWVDDYIPMTSEQESRLERDIRNLRQWHCSTELPQYSQWLTRLKSDVRSGDLDESTVAWHQEKLFAFFPPLMDRAKPAAARLLASLTDEQVRQLAENMKESQQELEDELLADNPEQTRAARAERTTERVERWLGPLNDSQLATVSRWSKARGKQTEIWLEGRRNWQEALLDALEERDSDRFSDRIGYLIDNNEEVRGERYQQMMDDSRTAIAELMTDLLQQADQRHLDHLLGRASELKGDFDTLACVGEDTENTSN; translated from the coding sequence ATGGGCCGCTATCTATTCATTACGTTATTCAGCCTGCTGGTACTGGCAGGGTGCAGCTCCACCAAACTGGCATATCGCTACGCGGACTGGGGCATCGTCTGGTGGGTGGATGACTACATCCCCATGACATCGGAGCAGGAATCCCGGCTGGAACGGGACATACGGAACCTTCGCCAGTGGCATTGCAGCACCGAACTGCCGCAATATTCCCAATGGCTTACCCGGCTCAAAAGCGACGTACGTTCCGGCGACCTTGATGAGTCGACGGTGGCCTGGCATCAGGAGAAACTGTTTGCTTTCTTCCCGCCACTGATGGATCGGGCCAAACCTGCCGCTGCACGGCTTCTGGCGAGTCTGACCGATGAGCAGGTCCGCCAGCTCGCTGAGAACATGAAGGAAAGCCAGCAGGAACTGGAAGACGAACTTCTGGCGGATAACCCGGAACAGACCCGGGCAGCCCGGGCTGAGCGCACCACGGAGCGGGTCGAGCGCTGGCTGGGCCCACTGAATGACAGTCAGCTGGCAACCGTCAGCAGGTGGTCAAAAGCCCGGGGTAAACAGACGGAAATCTGGCTGGAAGGCCGGCGCAACTGGCAGGAGGCGTTGCTGGATGCCCTGGAAGAGAGGGACAGCGACCGTTTCAGCGACCGTATCGGTTACCTGATCGACAATAACGAAGAAGTCCGTGGGGAACGTTATCAACAGATGATGGACGACAGCCGAACTGCCATAGCAGAGCTGATGACAGACCTTTTACAACAGGCGGACCAGCGCCACCTTGATCATCTGTTGGGGCGGGCTTCAGAACTGAAGGGAGACTTCGATACCCTCGCCTGTGTCGGCGAGGATACCGAAAACACGAGCAACTGA
- a CDS encoding DUF6064 family protein translates to MTDVNWLSYSLSDFLMFGPEVFLRLFVRINQDFWPWQAIAVAMMLLIAGLLARGDRLAKRGTLLLLAAAWMWCGAGFLREYYGPINIPAAWFGWAFILQAALLTVAALVWPWDGRSAAPARRWQAGIGWLVMASLLPLLAVAQSGNWQGVALFGITPDVTVAASLPCLLLLPRRVRWLFLLLPLLWCLFSAATLWTLGTRLMFVLPAATLALTMVSFWFSPRPAQSPG, encoded by the coding sequence ATGACCGATGTGAATTGGTTGAGCTATTCACTGTCTGACTTTCTGATGTTCGGGCCGGAGGTGTTTCTCCGGCTCTTTGTTCGTATCAATCAGGATTTCTGGCCCTGGCAGGCCATTGCGGTTGCAATGATGCTGTTGATTGCCGGGTTGCTGGCGCGTGGTGACAGGCTGGCGAAACGGGGCACTCTGTTGCTGCTGGCGGCCGCCTGGATGTGGTGCGGTGCCGGGTTCCTGAGGGAGTATTACGGGCCCATCAATATACCAGCCGCCTGGTTTGGCTGGGCCTTTATTCTGCAAGCTGCGCTGTTAACCGTGGCGGCGCTGGTCTGGCCCTGGGATGGACGTTCTGCAGCGCCTGCGCGCCGATGGCAGGCGGGCATCGGCTGGTTGGTGATGGCGTCGCTGCTGCCATTGCTGGCAGTGGCGCAGTCCGGAAACTGGCAGGGCGTCGCCCTCTTCGGGATCACGCCAGACGTGACCGTTGCCGCCTCTCTACCCTGCCTGCTGCTGTTGCCCAGGCGGGTTCGCTGGCTGTTTCTGCTGCTGCCGTTGCTCTGGTGCCTGTTCAGTGCGGCAACCTTGTGGACGCTTGGCACACGGCTGATGTTTGTCCTTCCCGCTGCCACACTGGCGCTGACGATGGTTAGCTTCTGGTTCAGTCCCAGGCCGGCGCAAAGTCCGGGTTAG
- the dacB gene encoding D-alanyl-D-alanine carboxypeptidase/D-alanyl-D-alanine endopeptidase, whose product MGCQHGRAVPRLLVSTLAAILSIGTAFASDPAASTKKTWSSQVRDYAFQSLNDEHALSMAAIPLNGPGIEQYINADALMSPGSILKLVTTYAALETLGPTYHWDTNFYTDGELVGDTLNGNFYVDLGGDPKLTIERLWSTLSELRGMGISAINGNLVLDGDVFKLAEGLPVFDDNGNNPHAPFLVQPSPYLTNLNLVHFQVRADERGTQAWSAPSLNDVVIDNRVTAAAEGPCPARRNFDWEPIFHDDHRVTVRVTGELPQGCRTTAYLSVLPHEQYTASLIRSLLTDMGIEISGKSLLASTPEDARLLLKTTSPDLVTMVRDINKWSSNVMARQLLLTIGSEYRLDDDEDDRVAGIRVIYQWLQDKGVNTAGMVIDNGAGLTRHGRITARQGAQILQHAWNSDYSADLMASMPLIAMDGTMARRLRNTGLDGKGRIKTGYLENVRSIAGFTRDDTNTTWAVVGMVNNDPAWNGQAVLDRIIYSLHHRPPTGTTLSQAPTSGTEIR is encoded by the coding sequence ATGGGCTGCCAGCATGGTAGAGCTGTGCCGCGCCTGCTCGTTTCCACCCTGGCAGCCATACTCTCAATTGGCACTGCATTCGCTTCTGACCCGGCCGCCAGCACCAAGAAAACCTGGAGCAGCCAGGTGCGGGATTACGCGTTTCAGTCCCTGAATGACGAGCACGCGCTGAGCATGGCGGCCATCCCCCTGAACGGCCCCGGCATCGAGCAGTATATCAACGCCGACGCGCTGATGAGCCCCGGTTCCATTCTCAAGCTGGTCACCACCTATGCAGCGCTGGAAACCCTGGGGCCGACCTATCACTGGGACACCAACTTCTATACCGATGGTGAGCTTGTGGGCGACACGCTCAACGGCAACTTCTATGTCGACCTGGGCGGCGACCCGAAGCTGACCATCGAGCGCCTGTGGAGCACCCTGAGTGAGCTTCGCGGCATGGGTATCAGCGCCATCAATGGCAATCTTGTTCTGGATGGTGACGTGTTCAAGCTGGCAGAGGGATTGCCTGTCTTCGACGACAACGGCAACAATCCCCATGCGCCATTTCTGGTTCAGCCCTCGCCCTACCTCACCAACCTTAACCTGGTGCATTTCCAGGTTCGGGCCGACGAGCGCGGCACCCAGGCCTGGAGTGCGCCCTCACTCAACGATGTTGTGATCGACAACCGGGTAACCGCAGCGGCTGAAGGGCCCTGCCCCGCCCGTAGAAACTTTGACTGGGAGCCCATCTTCCATGACGACCACCGGGTCACCGTCAGGGTAACGGGTGAGCTACCCCAGGGTTGCCGCACGACCGCGTATCTGTCTGTACTGCCCCATGAGCAATACACCGCTTCGCTGATACGCTCGCTGCTCACGGATATGGGCATCGAGATCAGCGGCAAGAGCCTGCTGGCCAGCACACCGGAAGACGCCCGACTGTTACTGAAAACCACTTCGCCCGACCTGGTTACCATGGTGCGCGACATCAACAAGTGGAGCAGTAATGTCATGGCCCGCCAGCTGTTGCTGACCATTGGCTCGGAGTACCGGCTGGATGACGATGAAGACGACCGGGTTGCCGGCATCCGCGTCATCTATCAGTGGCTTCAGGACAAAGGCGTCAATACCGCAGGCATGGTTATTGATAATGGTGCGGGCCTGACCCGTCACGGTCGCATCACTGCCCGCCAGGGTGCCCAGATCCTCCAACACGCCTGGAACAGCGATTACTCAGCTGACCTGATGGCCTCCATGCCGCTGATTGCAATGGACGGCACCATGGCCAGGAGGCTCAGAAACACCGGCCTTGACGGCAAAGGGCGCATCAAGACCGGTTATCTGGAAAACGTTCGTTCTATTGCCGGCTTCACGCGGGACGATACCAACACCACCTGGGCGGTTGTCGGCATGGTCAACAATGACCCGGCCTGGAACGGTCAGGCGGTACTGGACCGGATTATCTACTCCCTTCATCACCGCCCGCCGACCGGGACCACGCTATCCCAGGCGCCGACCAGTGGCACCGAGATTCGCTGA
- a CDS encoding aldo/keto reductase: MATQWTRRQFLAALAATGLSLRMPVLMAAPGEAAITRSIPSSGERLPVIGMGTWRTFNVGGDQHLVNERTEVLKAFFERGGTLVDSSPMYGSADDVMGEALETLNAHDKVFAANKIWTRDGGATREQDRETREKWGIGRFDLQQVHNLLAWEEHLDTLKQMKADGDIRYLGITTSHGRRHRDLAQIMEQQPLDFVQLTYNVLDREAEQRLLPLARERGIAVIVNRPFQGGSLFRRFQSEPLPGWAEEAGCGNWAEFFLKFIVSHPAVTCAIPATTRVEHMEENMGALYGTLPDQQQRRKMADYVAGL, translated from the coding sequence ATGGCAACACAATGGACCCGACGACAGTTCCTGGCCGCACTGGCGGCCACCGGCCTCTCACTTCGCATGCCGGTACTGATGGCAGCACCCGGCGAGGCAGCGATCACCCGGTCCATTCCCTCCTCCGGCGAGCGGTTGCCCGTGATTGGCATGGGTACCTGGCGCACGTTCAATGTGGGCGGGGACCAGCATCTGGTGAACGAGCGCACCGAGGTGTTGAAGGCGTTCTTTGAACGGGGCGGCACCCTGGTGGACTCGTCGCCCATGTACGGCTCGGCCGATGATGTCATGGGGGAAGCACTTGAGACCCTGAACGCCCATGACAAAGTGTTTGCTGCCAACAAGATCTGGACCCGGGATGGCGGTGCCACCCGGGAGCAGGACAGGGAAACCCGCGAAAAATGGGGCATCGGGCGCTTTGATCTGCAGCAGGTACACAATCTGTTGGCGTGGGAGGAACACCTGGACACCCTGAAGCAGATGAAGGCAGACGGGGATATCAGATATCTGGGTATCACCACCTCCCACGGCCGGCGCCACCGGGATCTTGCCCAAATCATGGAACAGCAACCCCTCGACTTTGTGCAACTGACCTACAATGTACTGGACCGGGAAGCGGAACAACGCCTGTTGCCGCTGGCAAGAGAGCGGGGCATTGCGGTCATTGTGAATCGCCCGTTCCAGGGCGGCAGCCTGTTCCGTCGCTTCCAGTCCGAGCCATTGCCCGGCTGGGCAGAGGAGGCTGGCTGTGGCAACTGGGCCGAGTTTTTCCTCAAGTTCATCGTGTCCCACCCGGCGGTCACCTGTGCCATTCCGGCGACAACCCGTGTGGAGCATATGGAAGAGAACATGGGCGCTTTGTACGGGACGCTTCCTGATCAACAACAGCGCCGGAAAATGGCCGATTACGTGGCGGGGTTATGA
- a CDS encoding OmpA family protein encodes MNKRNMTLGMAVSFSVLMAGCAGTPQNNEQIEEARAAYEEIRNDPNVARSGDRQLREARDQLSRAESLLEGDADIVEIEHAAYLANRHAQIAAEQGRRAELQEQISSAEERRRKLELQMSSDKAAEARREAEELRLQMEAMQAEQTDRGMVLTLGDVLFDLNRAELKSSGEATVERLAEFMREYEDRRVRVEGYTDSTGAASYNQELSERRAESVRDALVSMGISRDRVETKGFGEEFPVASNDTSGGRQQNRRVEIVISDEEGNIDSR; translated from the coding sequence ATGAACAAGCGCAACATGACTTTGGGCATGGCAGTGAGCTTTTCTGTCCTGATGGCCGGCTGTGCCGGTACGCCCCAGAACAACGAGCAAATCGAGGAAGCAAGGGCTGCCTACGAGGAAATCAGGAACGACCCGAACGTGGCCCGCAGCGGCGATCGTCAGTTGAGGGAGGCCAGGGACCAGTTGTCCCGTGCGGAATCGCTGCTGGAAGGTGACGCGGATATTGTCGAGATTGAGCATGCAGCCTACCTTGCCAATCGGCACGCACAAATTGCCGCCGAACAGGGAAGGCGCGCAGAATTGCAGGAACAGATCAGTTCCGCGGAGGAACGGCGCAGGAAGCTGGAGCTACAGATGAGCTCCGATAAAGCAGCGGAAGCCAGACGGGAAGCGGAAGAGCTTCGCCTGCAAATGGAAGCCATGCAAGCCGAGCAAACAGACCGCGGGATGGTTCTGACTCTTGGTGATGTACTGTTCGACCTCAACCGGGCCGAACTGAAATCCTCCGGTGAAGCAACCGTTGAGCGACTGGCCGAGTTCATGCGGGAATACGAGGATCGCCGGGTACGCGTAGAAGGCTATACCGACAGTACCGGCGCGGCTTCCTACAACCAGGAACTGTCTGAGCGCCGGGCGGAATCAGTCCGTGATGCCCTGGTCAGCATGGGTATCAGTCGTGATCGGGTAGAAACCAAGGGGTTTGGCGAAGAGTTCCCGGTAGCGAGTAATGATACGTCTGGCGGGCGGCAGCAAAACCGCCGGGTGGAGATTGTTATCTCCGACGAGGAAGGCAATATCGATTCGCGGTAA